One Setaria italica strain Yugu1 chromosome II, Setaria_italica_v2.0, whole genome shotgun sequence DNA segment encodes these proteins:
- the LOC101777516 gene encoding COP9 signalosome complex subunit 7 isoform X2 — MAMDAERRQAELIGQFSAQAAALSSAPQLAALVLEATSHPALFAFSELLTLPALSKLAGTQYASSLDLLRLFAYGTLKDYKSNSGSLPALLPDQVRKLKQLSVLTLAESTKILPYDQLMQELDVSNVRELEDFLINECMYSGIVRGKLDQLRRCFEVQFAAGRDLTPDQLTNMIDTLSDWLGTSDSLLHQIQEKIKWADTMSEVNKKHQKEFEDRVEEAKKSIKADIDLRGHDDFLSESGGIMDFEEDRIRPKRRRQPPA, encoded by the exons ATGGCGATGGACGcggagcggcggcaggcggaGCTGATCGGGCAGTTctcggcgcaggcggcggcgctttcGTCGGCGCCGCAGCTCGCCGCGCTGGTTCTCGAGGCCACCTCCCACCCGGCCCTCTTCGCCTTCTCCGAGCTCCTCACCCTCCCAGCCCTCTCCAAG CTCGCTGGCACGCAGTACGCGTCGTCGCTGGACTTACTCCGGCTCTTTGCCTACGGCACCTTGAAGGACTACAAGA GTAATTCTGGATCCCTTCCTGCGTTGTTGCCTGATCAAGTCCGGAAGCTAAAGCAACTCAGTGTGCTAACTCTGGCAGAGTCAACTAAG ATACTACCATATGATCAGCTCATGCAAGAGTTGGACGTTTCCAACGTAAGAGAGCTCGAAGACTTCCTCATCAATGAGTGCATGTACTCG GGTATTGTTAGAGGCAAGCTGGATCAGTTGAGAAGGTGCTTTGAG GTACAATTCGCAGCTGGGAGAGATCTTACACCTGATCAGCTGACCAACATGATAGACACCTTGTCTGACTG GCTGGGAACATCAGATAGCCTGTTGCATCAAATTCAGGAGAAAATCAAGTGGGCTGACACAATGAGTGAGGTGAACAAGAAGCACCAGAAAGAATTTGAAGACAGAGTGGAAGAAGCCAAAAAATCAATCAAG GCAGACATCGACTTACGGGGGCATGACGACTTTCTCTCTGAATCTGGAGGAATAATGGATTTTGAAGAGGACCGCATCCGACCAAAAAG GAGGCGACAACCACCGGCGTAG
- the LOC101777516 gene encoding COP9 signalosome complex subunit 7 isoform X1, giving the protein MAMDAERRQAELIGQFSAQAAALSSAPQLAALVLEATSHPALFAFSELLTLPALSKLAGTQYASSLDLLRLFAYGTLKDYKSNSGSLPALLPDQVRKLKQLSVLTLAESTKILPYDQLMQELDVSNVRELEDFLINECMYSGIVRGKLDQLRRCFEVQFAAGRDLTPDQLTNMIDTLSDWLGTSDSLLHQIQEKIKWADTMSEVNKKHQKEFEDRVEEAKKSIKQADIDLRGHDDFLSESGGIMDFEEDRIRPKRRRQPPA; this is encoded by the exons ATGGCGATGGACGcggagcggcggcaggcggaGCTGATCGGGCAGTTctcggcgcaggcggcggcgctttcGTCGGCGCCGCAGCTCGCCGCGCTGGTTCTCGAGGCCACCTCCCACCCGGCCCTCTTCGCCTTCTCCGAGCTCCTCACCCTCCCAGCCCTCTCCAAG CTCGCTGGCACGCAGTACGCGTCGTCGCTGGACTTACTCCGGCTCTTTGCCTACGGCACCTTGAAGGACTACAAGA GTAATTCTGGATCCCTTCCTGCGTTGTTGCCTGATCAAGTCCGGAAGCTAAAGCAACTCAGTGTGCTAACTCTGGCAGAGTCAACTAAG ATACTACCATATGATCAGCTCATGCAAGAGTTGGACGTTTCCAACGTAAGAGAGCTCGAAGACTTCCTCATCAATGAGTGCATGTACTCG GGTATTGTTAGAGGCAAGCTGGATCAGTTGAGAAGGTGCTTTGAG GTACAATTCGCAGCTGGGAGAGATCTTACACCTGATCAGCTGACCAACATGATAGACACCTTGTCTGACTG GCTGGGAACATCAGATAGCCTGTTGCATCAAATTCAGGAGAAAATCAAGTGGGCTGACACAATGAGTGAGGTGAACAAGAAGCACCAGAAAGAATTTGAAGACAGAGTGGAAGAAGCCAAAAAATCAATCAAG CAGGCAGACATCGACTTACGGGGGCATGACGACTTTCTCTCTGAATCTGGAGGAATAATGGATTTTGAAGAGGACCGCATCCGACCAAAAAG GAGGCGACAACCACCGGCGTAG
- the LOC101777516 gene encoding COP9 signalosome complex subunit 7 isoform X3, with product MAMDAERRQAELIGQFSAQAAALSSAPQLAALVLEATSHPALFAFSELLTLPALSKLAGTQYASSLDLLRLFAYGTLKDYKSNSGSLPALLPDQVRKLKQLSVLTLAESTKILPYDQLMQELDVSNVRELEDFLINECMYSGIVRGKLDQLRRCFEVQFAAGRDLTPDQLTNMIDTLSDWLGTSDSLLHQIQEKIKWADTMSEVNKKHQKEFEDRVEEAKKSIKKLNNLSRQTSTYGGMTTFSLNLEE from the exons ATGGCGATGGACGcggagcggcggcaggcggaGCTGATCGGGCAGTTctcggcgcaggcggcggcgctttcGTCGGCGCCGCAGCTCGCCGCGCTGGTTCTCGAGGCCACCTCCCACCCGGCCCTCTTCGCCTTCTCCGAGCTCCTCACCCTCCCAGCCCTCTCCAAG CTCGCTGGCACGCAGTACGCGTCGTCGCTGGACTTACTCCGGCTCTTTGCCTACGGCACCTTGAAGGACTACAAGA GTAATTCTGGATCCCTTCCTGCGTTGTTGCCTGATCAAGTCCGGAAGCTAAAGCAACTCAGTGTGCTAACTCTGGCAGAGTCAACTAAG ATACTACCATATGATCAGCTCATGCAAGAGTTGGACGTTTCCAACGTAAGAGAGCTCGAAGACTTCCTCATCAATGAGTGCATGTACTCG GGTATTGTTAGAGGCAAGCTGGATCAGTTGAGAAGGTGCTTTGAG GTACAATTCGCAGCTGGGAGAGATCTTACACCTGATCAGCTGACCAACATGATAGACACCTTGTCTGACTG GCTGGGAACATCAGATAGCCTGTTGCATCAAATTCAGGAGAAAATCAAGTGGGCTGACACAATGAGTGAGGTGAACAAGAAGCACCAGAAAGAATTTGAAGACAGAGTGGAAGAAGCCAAAAAATCAATCAAG AAGTTGAACAATTTAAGCAGGCAGACATCGACTTACGGGGGCATGACGACTTTCTCTCTGAATCTGGAGGAATAA
- the LOC101777516 gene encoding COP9 signalosome complex subunit 7 isoform X4 encodes MAMDAERRQAELIGQFSAQAAALSSAPQLAALVLEATSHPALFAFSELLTLPALSKLAGTQYASSLDLLRLFAYGTLKDYKSNSGSLPALLPDQVRKLKQLSVLTLAESTKILPYDQLMQELDVSNVRELEDFLINECMYSGIVRGKLDQLRRCFEVQFAAGRDLTPDQLTNMIDTLSDWLGTSDSLLHQIQEKIKWADTMSEVNKKHQKEFEDRVEEAKKSIKLNNLSRQTSTYGGMTTFSLNLEE; translated from the exons ATGGCGATGGACGcggagcggcggcaggcggaGCTGATCGGGCAGTTctcggcgcaggcggcggcgctttcGTCGGCGCCGCAGCTCGCCGCGCTGGTTCTCGAGGCCACCTCCCACCCGGCCCTCTTCGCCTTCTCCGAGCTCCTCACCCTCCCAGCCCTCTCCAAG CTCGCTGGCACGCAGTACGCGTCGTCGCTGGACTTACTCCGGCTCTTTGCCTACGGCACCTTGAAGGACTACAAGA GTAATTCTGGATCCCTTCCTGCGTTGTTGCCTGATCAAGTCCGGAAGCTAAAGCAACTCAGTGTGCTAACTCTGGCAGAGTCAACTAAG ATACTACCATATGATCAGCTCATGCAAGAGTTGGACGTTTCCAACGTAAGAGAGCTCGAAGACTTCCTCATCAATGAGTGCATGTACTCG GGTATTGTTAGAGGCAAGCTGGATCAGTTGAGAAGGTGCTTTGAG GTACAATTCGCAGCTGGGAGAGATCTTACACCTGATCAGCTGACCAACATGATAGACACCTTGTCTGACTG GCTGGGAACATCAGATAGCCTGTTGCATCAAATTCAGGAGAAAATCAAGTGGGCTGACACAATGAGTGAGGTGAACAAGAAGCACCAGAAAGAATTTGAAGACAGAGTGGAAGAAGCCAAAAAATCAATCAAG TTGAACAATTTAAGCAGGCAGACATCGACTTACGGGGGCATGACGACTTTCTCTCTGAATCTGGAGGAATAA